The stretch of DNA GTGACACAGACAGATCCAtccaatctgaaattatatatctaTCTCGCATCGGTATGCATATAGTTTCTCTACTTGTTAACTAGTACTAGGACTTGTTCTTTCCCCCGCCAGCTTCTACAGGCGACAAAGCAACAAAACTGTATCCGCCATGAGCTCCTGTGATCAGTGACCAAGCCTAGGCCACACACGCGTGTCGCCAGCAAGAGGCGTTACATGCTCTCCTGATCAGGCTCATCTCACGTGCCACTTGACCAAGTGCCGGTGGGTGAGCGATGTATCTGGAAAAAAAAACACAAGAAGCCCTGGTAAGAGTTCATGAAACACATCGATGCAACAGATGGAAACATATGAGATACCATCTATAACTTCCGAACAACGAGCTTGTGTAGTTAGCATCATAAAAGTTAGCAAGTCAATGGCTCATTTAATTTAGAAAAAACTAGGTGTGCTATGCGTTTGGTTTCGCTTCACTAGGTGCAGCAAAAGGGCCTGAAAATACCGCGATTCTTACTTGACTCAATCAACAGTGTTCATTTTGCGAGTTTCTAAGGAGCAACCACTCCAAAGAGTAGCATCATTTTGGGTGTCAAAGGATGCGGTACCCAGCCTACGAAGAACTCCTTTTCGGACCTTGGGCTCACCTTCTTCCAAACCCAATGGAGGATCCCCGTCTTTAGAAAACCTTGAAAGCTCTTCCTGAACTTTCCTCGGGGTGTTTTCTCGAGCTTTCTACAGGCCTTTGGTACGTACACCCAAGCGCTGCTTAGTGCATCGATCTGTTTATTCGGTTCAATTCAGGATTAGAGAAAGAAGACCAACCACTTTGCAATGTGATAAGACGTCAGGAGATAGCAGGAGGTTAACTGGTGAGATTGGAGAAAGTAAATAACCTGGGAAATAACAACCGGTTCTCCATGGGCTTTGAGAGGAATAATTAATCTTCAGTCTTCTTTCCACTTACGCCATTGTTTGCAGAATATGTACTACAATCCTCCGGCCTCCTGTCTGTAAGAACAAAAACCAGAAGTCAGCTGAGACAAGTAGCTACAAACAGCTTCCAGTATTTCTTCCATCTTAAATGTTGTAAAGCAGTGGCCTTTGACGTTCGCATTAGAATCGCATTAGTAACCCAACTGCTTCAGGAATTAAAGCAAGATATGGTAGGAACAGAAACAAGATGATAGTCTCATAGTTCATCTGACAACAAACTGACCTTAAGCTCTCACAGATAGGCTTGCCATAAACAGAGAAATAACCTATTTAGCTTTCGTCAAGCTAACTCCTGAAGAGACATTGATTTACAGAGTCCATCTTACATGAGAGACAAGCATGATATTACCTATGTGAACCCTCAAGAGGCACTTGGCTGCAGGCAAGCAGATCCCAAGAGTGAGGCTGGACAATATAGCAATAATGGCAAGGGTAACACATATCTGTCACAGTTGGCCAAAGCTCAATCACATGAGTGTAAGGCCGTAAGAAAAAAGTGAGAGTCGTTCTTCATTTGAGCCAGTCAACAAGACATCGATCAGTTTCAGACTTGATGTACCGTAAATTAGAAATAAGGCGAATTACAGAATGGGAGACAAAATGTAGCTTGGTTATTCATTTTCTTATCCGAATTCCTGGTACACCCTTTAACCCCATCTTCAAGGCGGTTTTCCTAAATAGCGTCGGAGGCTTTTCCATGCCGATAGAGACGCCAAACCTACTTGCCAGGTCAGCAAGCATGACTTTGTCTCTGCTAATATCAGCTATCGAGTTATAGTAACCAAGCCATGCATGGTATGCGGCTTCCTTGATGCTCATGTCAACAATCTTGATCGAATCATCAACCTGCAGTACCAGAAAATTCAGGAAAATAATCAGACGAGAATGTATGCATATAACACCGAAATACAAAATATGAACAAGTACGCCGAGTCAAACCTTTTGTTTCATCTCCTGGTCAATCTGTGGCACAGGAGCCTTCTGTATTGGAAGATCATGTATCTCCTTCAAGAAATACTCTTCCCATGGCGCAATCAACAGAATTCCTTTCCCAGATTTACCTTCCCTTCCAGTCCTTCCAAGACGATGAATATAATGCTCTCTACCAGGAGGAACACCAGCCTAATACAATCATAAGGTGCGGTTAGAGCAGCAATGGTGAAGACaaccatgcaaagtaatgccattaAAGAGATAGCTGCCACTCCTGCAGTTGCTTTAGTCTAGGCAGATAAATGTTCTTGCTCAGAAACTTCCTCAGCTGTATTAAccatcaaaaggaaaagaaattctaCCTGAATCACTAGGGTAACATCTGGATAGTTCACTCCACGTGTTGAAACATCTGATGTTACCAGAATCAGGCGATTGGAATCCCGGAACTCTTCAGAAATACGTGTTCTATAAAGCTGGGGCTTTCTTGAATGTATCTCTCTGACGTTTAGCTTCAGATCTCGAAGCATTATATACATAAATTCAGTCACCATGGCAGTTGTGCAGAAAACTATCACCTGCATGCAATGGAAAGACATTAGTGATTTAAGAAATTGCAAATTTACCAGCAAATCATACTGCTTGATCAAGCGATGTGGGCAGAGGAGGCAGGACCTTATAGTCCACTTCCTGATCAATATGCTCTCGAAGAAGGCGATGAACCATATGAAAATGCAGTTCATGTGGTACCACGAGATATTGCTGTTGTACCTAAGCTCAAGAACAGAAGACATTAAGGGATCAATATTCTACCACACAAAATAAATCCATAACAGAAAGGCTATTACAGaatcatactccctccgatccatattaactaAATCAGCAACAATTGTACTAAATCagcaacaattaatatggatcggagggagaaaTATTTTACTTTTAGATCAAATTCGTTCAGAAGTGCTGCTTGTGTTATCATACAACGTGACATTTGGCATAAATGTTTATGTGAATGTCGACATCTTTTGCATGACAAACTTCCAATGAAAGCTGAACAACGTGTAAAACTCTAAACAGCTAAATGGGGTCCTTTTCTTAAATAGAATGATGCAATAGAACACCATAGCATCAGCACATCAACTGCCttatccaaaaataaaataaaaacacatCAAACATCTGGTGAGGGAAATGCAAAGTGAGAATGTCAACCGTAACACTCTTTACTTGCAGAAGCCAGAATGAAACAAGTGCTTTGCAGCCACTAATGGAAGATTATTCTGTTTGTCATTGGTGCCAAATATTACTGGAGTAGGAGTAGAAATAGAAACCTTAGTAGGAGTTtcaacagcccccaagcccactgTATCAACAAAAACATGATCCTTGTTTAAAACCATCTGTGAAACCCTTCGAACCTGCCAATAAAGAATGAGAACCATCATTCCCGTTTTCAGACCAGTGGGTGTCCATAAAGAAGGTAAACTGCAGATTATATGATACAAGAAAGGCACTCATGCTACAGGCTGTGCTGACTACATTACCTCTTTTGGAACAGTAGCTGAAAATAGTAGTGTCTGTCTTTGGCGTGGCAAGCTATCAGCAATCTTCTCTATGTCTTTGCGAAAACCCAAATCAAGCAAGTGGTCAGCTTCATCCAACACAAGCAATTTCAATCCCATCAAGCGGACAGAAAATGAAGATCTGTTTTCAATATGATCCATCAGCCTACCAGGTGTTGCCACTAAAATCTGAAAAGGGAAAACCCAACCATATTAAGTCAACCCAGCAGTTAGGAGTTTAGACTTGATCTTTGGTAGCTCAGTAAATGCTACAAACCTGGCATGGATCAGACTCCAATCGTCTCTGATCAAGCTTGAATCTGGTACCACCAATAAGAGACTGAACACCCACTCCATGATGGTACTTCACCAAAACATTTGCCTCAGCTGTAACCTGGACGGCAAGCTCTCTTGTAGGGCATAGAACAAGGGCAAATATTGGAGACACTCGATGATTTGTATGGCTCTTCATGGCATTCAAGACTGATTCAATTGCAGGAAGCTGTTTATCAATTCATGGCTTTTAATAAATTGGTTGAAGGACAACAAAATCGAAAGGAACAACATCACAAAGTAACTTCTTGCAAATGAACATTACCAGAAAAGCTACACTTTTGCCGGTTCCAGTTTTGGCCTTGACAAGAACATCTTTACCTGCATTTAGACAGTGAGGAGTGAGGAGTGAGGAGCAATCCCCTGATCGTTGCAAGGTTTCAGTGATAGCATCTTCAGATAGTTCATGCACAGCCAAAATGGTACTACTGGAGGCAAGTGCTAAATACAAACTACTGAAGTCAAACAACACGTCCCATGATATTACCGCCAAAAGGTTGTGATTCTTTCCCCGTGATTCAGGAAATTCGTTCACGAGGAAAGTGAAATAAGATATAATACCTTCAAGACAAACTGGAAGAGCTGCTTCCTGGACAACAGTTGTCTGTATATATCCAGCATCAGTGAGTGCTTTGACAGTAAGTGGGGAGATGCCACACTCATCGAATCTGAAGATAAAACAAGAACATGACTTGTGATGCCAACTCATCAAATCTAAGGAAAAAAGAAATATCATAACTTGCTGATAAGATGGGCATAATCACTATTGCAGTGAAGCATGGAGTGTGATTTGAAGAAGTTAATTCACCGATCATTCATTAATCTTGAGTTAGAAGGCATGTAAAAAAGCAGGATGTGCTACAAACATTATGTCTATCATTTGCATTACAGGTGGCCAATTCTTGTTTATAGACCAGTGCCTGACTAACAGAAAGAAACTTCATAAGGCGGCAACTTTGGTGAGTCATATATCAAGAGCCACACATTTCAAGTCTTCTTAGTTGATTTTTCCTAATTCATCCATGCAGACACTACTTGTTACAAAGTTATCAGGCCACACAACAAATGAGGCAATTGGTTACGAGGAAAATAAACAACATCAGAGATAACGGCGAGAGTGTAACCTTTTATTGGTAAACACAGATTCACCCCTTGACTCGTACCGCCTCCTCTCAGCACCCAGCACCTCCCTGTTTCTTATCTCCTCTCGCAGCTCTTGGATTCTACCAGTGATATCATCATCGCTTTCCTCCTCGTAGGACTTGAGCGGTCTCCTATCTCTCTTCATATCACAGTTCCTCAGAGCAGCAGTGCTCCATTTCCTCCTGATGGCGCTCGTCTCCCCCGGTTCATCATCTTCCGACTCATCTTCCCTCGAAGCCACGAATTTTGCCAACCTCAGATCCCTAGCAGCCGGCATAACCTCCTCATCCTCGtccgatgaatccggcctccatttCTGGCCAAACCGCCGCGTGGCTGCTACAGAGTACAACCTCTCCTGAGTATAAAACAGAGCCAACGGTGTCGCCTTCCTGCCATCTCCAGCCTCGGCGAGCTGTCTAGCAACCAACGGCATCAGCGCAGCACCCGATTCCCGGCACGGCGAGCATGGAGGCATCACCGAGTAGCATCTCTTCGGACCGAAGAAGCCGAAGGACGCCTCCTTCCTCTGTGAAGGCGTGCCGGAGCCCGGGCTCCATTGCCACCACCAGGGAGCGGCCGTCCCGTACCCTCTCCTCTGGTTGAACGCGGCGGGCAATCGCGGCTCatttccggctccccttcccgccgTCGGCTCCCCAGAATCCAGCTCCTCCCAATCCTTCCAGTCCCCTCCTCCCCGGGGCGGCTTCAGCTTCTCCCCGGACTCCACCTGCTTCCAGTCGACCATCCGGGCGCCGGACGGCAGGCTCCTCGCGGGCTGCTGCTGCTGATGCAGGGGGAGCCGTGCGCGGCGGAGCGGGCCGTCGTCGTCGTTCCAGAGGTCCTCGGCGCCGGGGCGGAGGAAGCGGTCGGCGAGGGCGCGGATGTGGGCGCGCGAGGAGGTGGGGCCGGCATGGTCGGCGGGGGAGGCGTGGGCGCCGGGGAGGTGGGAGGCGCGGATCTCGGAGCGGAGGCGGGCGAGGTAGAGCTGCTTCTCGTGGCGGAGCAGGCCCCGCTCCTTCCCCCGCGCCAGTTTCTCGTGCATCCGCTTGTGCTGCCACTTGGACAGCCCGCCTGGGAACGTCCGTGGCCCGCCCCCCATCTAGGGCTCTTCTCTGGCGGCGGCTGTGTTAGGTTGAGCTGCAGATTCTGAAAAAGAGTGTGTGAAAATGCTAATTGACTGTAAAACACTGATGTGTACTACTACATTGGCAGGTAATTCAACGATCATTCCCTTTTTCAAAGGAACATTCAGTTATGAATGAAGCAGTGCAAGAATATGGCATCATACATACAGCTTCAGTAGAAGAAGATGGAGCATACATGAAAATACATAATGTCAACAAACCATCTAATACATGTCACGCATACAAGCAATAGACGAGTGCAGTTCATACAAAGAATTTCACACAACCACCTACGTACTGACCAATGCATCAAACAACAGTTTGTATGTAATCCTACTGGTGAAAAAAGGTATGGAAGGCCTGCAGCCCGATGCGGCCGGCCATTCTGGTGGTGGGAGCAGGGGCAGGTGGAGAAAGCCGGCCGGACCAAAGCCGCGGGTGACAGTGGCggaaggggagggagggagggaatggggaggaagggtggagagggaggtAGGAGGGATACCTGGGCGGGCGCGGagggtcgccggaggggtcggggtcggggtcggcggcggcggtggctggggcGCCGGGGAACCCTATTCCCTCCACCTGCCTATGTTCGGTCGTGCAGTCTTGGATGGCTTCGGACTCGCTGAGCTGAAGAGGGACGAGCGAGCTGGGCCAGCCCACCAGCGCGGGAGCCCGCGGCCTCTTTTTCCTGATTCTTTTTACTTTtctgttttgtttatttttttcgCTTCGCTTCGCTCGCTGGAGCGTCGGCAGTTGGCAGATCGGAGATGGAGAGGAGACGGGTGCTGGTGATGGGCGGGAGCGGCTACCTCTACTGAATTTCTCACGCTGGTGTAAAATGGCCTGACTGTACCACAAGAATGCCAAGAATGTGGCCTCTCGCAGTGCCAGCTAACAGAGCCACTGCTAATCTTCCACACTGGATTTCTCATTTCTCCACCAATGGTGGTGGGTGATATATTTGTACATGAACCCACCCCCACTGCCAAGTACTCTGCCATCAGAGTGTTAATCAATATCCGGAGATCATTTCTGCGCTTGCATAGTTTTTCCTTGTTTCTTTCATACTTGGGTGAAGTGTTGAAACACTTTTCGACTATCCACAACTGTTTCATCAAACCATGTGTATTACTCATCTCTTGCTCTTTTCATACTTGAGTTCGTAAAATCCCGTTGCTGCCCTCTAACTGGGAGTGTGAATGCTTATCATCTTCAGCCGCATGTGATTGTGAACTGTGCTGCAATCTCGGTTCCTCCGGCGTGCGAAACGGACACAGCTGCTGCCATGGCTACTAATGTGCCTTCTTCACTTGTCAATTGGTCGCTGGGCTTCGGGAATGACAAGACTCTTTTGATTCATCTCTCCACAGATCAAGGTAGAGCACACTTGTCAATTGATGCGAGGTGATACATTCGTACTGTCATATTTGGCATCCACCGTCTGCCTGAATTTACAAGCAAGCATGCATCCACTTGCATTTATATTTGTTGGTAATTTAGGTTCACAGGTGAGCTTAAGCCAAGGGCAAATGAGGAGCTTACCAAAGTTATACCTTGCTGATTGCCTGATCCATAGTATATAACTATATATTTATGTTGTGCCAACTCCAAATCTAATCTAGAACTCATGTGCAACAGTTTATGAGGGAGTGAAATCCTTCTACAAAGAGGAGGATGAGACACTGCCGGTGAACATGTATGGCAAATCAAAAGTTGCTGCAGAGAAGTTCATTACTGAGAAATGCTCGAACTATGCAATCTTGAGAAGCAGCATCATTTACGGGCCACAAACTATCTCTCCTGTGGAAAAGTCGCTCCCTGTCCAGGTAAGATAACCAACCACTCCAaagcattgttgctaaatttaaaaCAAAATAAAACTGGTTGACTGCACAACAGTTGCAGAATGTAGTGTCTAATTAGAAACTGCATGCCTCTTTGGTTGCAGTGGATGAACTCTGTCCTTTCACAAGGCCAACAAGTTGATTTTTTTAATGATGAGTACCGCTGCCCAGTTTATGTAAAAGATATGGTGGATGTAATATTGTCTTTAACAAAAAGTTGGTTATCAGGTATGAAAAAGTGAATTCAACGTGATTTTATGGAGTGCAGTCATTAGGAATGCTCCTTTTATACAGTGTAATGGTTAACTGTATGAAATCTGCTCTTTCTAAAATGCACTCCATTTTTCATTTAATAACTTCAATATTGTTCTCTGCATCTTAAATGGTTTCATTCTTTATTTTTCGTCTATCAGTTGCACTGACACTAAAGTACATTTTGCAGATGGCAAAAAAGTTCAGGTACTTCTGAATGTCGGTGGACCAGATAGGGTTTCAAGACTGCAGATGGCTGAGTCTGTTGCTGAAGTTCGTGGATATAGCAAGTCGATAATCAAATCTGTTCCTGCATCATCGGTATGAACTCTACCTCTGCTCATGTGAACTGTTTTCAGTGATAGTCGTAGTTCACAATGCACTACAGAACAGTCACAAACTTTACAGGTTGAATTAATTTTGCAGTTGTGCTAGCTTCTTTGCTCTTCCTTTATGTCTTAGGTTTCCAGCCTGTCTGCCTGAAATGAGTTCATTTCAAGCATTGTGTAGTCATACGACCCTTCATCAGTGGCTAATGGCCCCATCCATTTATTATTATCCAGGTTAACCGGGGTGTAGCTTCTCCGCCAGACATATCCATGGATATCACCAGGCTAACTCAGACGCTCGGTATCCAGCCGATTACATTCCTGGATGGAGTCAGAGCTACACTTGGCGCAGAAGCCAGTACATGATATTCATAAATTGTTTGTTCAAGTTCCTCCACAAAAATATCGAAGTGTGACACGAAGAACCCCCTTTCTTTTACCTGACAAAGAACCCGTACTAGTTTGCCGAAATCGCAGCAGCGGTAGATCTTGTTGGATCTGTATGCCTGAAAGATGTAACTTTTCTACCATCGAACGACTTGCCCTTGGTTTTACTGTCTGTACCATTCTGAATAAAAATGGCATCCATGTGTGTTCTTCAGAAGTCTGTACTCTGGTCTGCCACATATACCCTTACCATATATCACCAATGAAGAATCTTTTCACTCCGATGAATGATATTGCGTTTGATAATTATAAGTAGGATATCTTACTGACCAGTTAGGTTGGCTGAAATTTTGTTTTCCTGGAGGATGTCTTACTGACCCTGTTCTGTGTGAGCGGTATTTTATTTTGCAGTCTCGGTGAGTCACTCTGTTTTGCATACATCTAAATTAAACTGAACAGAAGTGCAGGTTCTTGGTGTGCAAGTCTGTCAATCAAACCCAAGCAGACAGTGGATGCAAGATTCACGCGGCCACGAGGGGAGACCGTGAGGCAGTAGCCTTGTGGCAGAAGCAACATGATTTGACTCATGCCCTTGTCTTGCAGAGTGGCCCGGGGACAAAGGTAAGCTAGTACTGCTACTGCTCCAGTGCTAATCAAGCATTGAAAGTCATCTGTGTGAGGCAGCTCATGGGGGTTCATTCATTGTCAACACCGAGCAGCAAGCACCACTGGATGCCCTCTCCACAGGTAAGCATGCATGCATATTCGTACCAGGTCAGTGTATTGCTCGTACAGCCCCATCAATTCTCCAGCTAGAGCGGCATTAAGTGGGAGAGCAAGCATTGCTCTTCAGCAGTGGTCTGgttgcttgattttgaatcgctgccAGACCTGCTTGCAGTGAGCGGGCAGCATTGATGAACCAGGGCACTCACACAGTTAACACTCACTGGCGCGGTGGCGCCGACACACATCAATTAACAATTTAGTAACATGTCCATCGCAAAATCTATCAAGCAGTAGTACTACTGTCAGTGAGATTTGTGATCTGCAGTAGTAGTAAAATCTATCAAGCAGTAGCACTACTGTCAGTGAGATTTCTGATGGTAATTTAGCCAGGGTGGTTGGTTGGGAGCTTAGAATCTGTCAGACTAGCCAAAAGTGCTAAGCTGGCAAGGAAGACGCGTGTAGACTCAAGATTTCCGCAAGGAAAATGACCACCTTTATTACCTCTTCATTAACGCTGCTGGATGCTTCCTAAACTTGGAGACTGCGCTTTGCATTATTTATTTATTCATCCGAGGGAAGACTGTGCTTTTTACATTGACATTTGTGTCTTGTTCGATCCAGCCTTGCACTATTTAGATTTAGATTACTGGGCACCTACCCTGTTTGTGTCTGGATTCCCACCAGGTGTGGGGTCTACGCTGCTGGGGAATCTACTGCTGCTGCTAATTAAGCTTGAGCTACCACCATGCATGCACTGAAAGTCTAATGGGAGGGGACATTTCCTCTCACCCTATtatatttatttttttgaaaagttcaccctattagatagatagatagatagatagataacttATGTCTATGACCAAAGGCATGGGGCTCCTGCTAATTAAGAAATCAAGCTTGAGCCTTGAGCCACTGCCATGCTCTGAAAGTCTAATGGTGGGAGACATCTCCACTCACCCTACAGTTAACTTGTGTCTATAACCAAGGGCATGGGGTTCCTGTTGACAGGTCAGGGCCATTGGCTTCCTTTGGTTGCTTGGCTGGGCAGGCTAACATGATGGCATGGAGGACTTGCTGGCACAAGCAGCCAAGGTTGTCAATGGGCCCTGCTCAGCCCAGCCCAGCCATTTTTCTAAGCACCATGAGTTTCATGTACGTGTCTTTTCTTTCTATATATATGCATGTGGCCTAAAGTGCACTGCTTTTCCTCACGGAAACCTTGCTAGCACCTGCTCCCCTTTCTAGATCACCAAGTCCATGGAAGGGACACTTGGAAGATACGTACTAAAGAGAGTTATCCCATATCTGGTCAGTAGGATTAGCCATGCCCATGCATGCTTTTCTCCTAACCATGGATGGCAGGTGGATCCCATGCCCAGGCTCTGGTCTCCATATCCAAGAAATTCAGGAAACATGGATTTTCTTTGCTGGGGGGAATCAGTGGGCCCCACATGCCAAACTTTTAGTGAACCAAACACATTACCATACCATGTAGTCAGAGTCACTGGagtactactgctactactatAGGCCACATATAGGATGGAGGATGGAGGATCACTCGGTGTCCATTTCTTGTTACCTGTGTCTCCTCTTATTAGTGGCCTCTCTCCCAGCTGCTAAATCCATATTAATACCCTCCTCCTCCCCtgctcctctctatctctctctccctctctctcatgccATGAGGAGATCCTCCCAGCAGCACTTGTTGCTCCCCtgcatcctcctcctcctgctccttgtTTCCATGTCATGCTTGCCGAGCTCGAGCCATGGCTTGAGAACGCtgagggaggaagaagaagcggtCGGTGAGCTCATCAAAGGCCAGCATGAGCTTCCCCCAACCATCTCCCCTACTCAACAAGCAGGCGGCgacgacgttgcggccgccgacgaCATCGGTGCCGGGAAGTTCACCGTCTCGAGGAGAGCGGTTCCTCAGGGGCCCAACCCTCTGCACAACTGACGAGGATCGCCGCCATCGGCGCCGGTGGATCTCTGCAGCAGGTTCATGGCGCTCACCATGGCCACCAGATACATATACAGTACTATACCCTTTTTTTTGTCCTCCCCCCATTTTTTTAGCTGGCTAGCCTAGAAAGATGATAATACGGTACAGACAGGCCGTACCACCATTGATGTTTGTCCATCAATACCCGtggctccctccctccctccatggCATGCTtccttccctgcatgattagctgtATCTCTTGTGTATATATGCAGTGATTGATGTTACAAAGACTTGAAAGTTGTTGGTCGAGCATTTACATGCTGCTCCCTCTGTACACTAATGTAAGACGCTTTTCCCGTTCAAATTGAACcgcaaaaaacgtcttatattagcgTACAAaggtataagagcgttttttagactagtgtagtgttaaagacGTTATTATGTTACGGGGCGGAGAGGAGTAGTAAATAGTAGGGGCGCCTTTGTAATCACGGTTGCATGGAATCTGAAATTCTGAAATGGTATTG from Triticum dicoccoides isolate Atlit2015 ecotype Zavitan chromosome 6A, WEW_v2.0, whole genome shotgun sequence encodes:
- the LOC119318646 gene encoding methionine adenosyltransferase 2 subunit beta-like — encoded protein: MATNVPSSLVNWSLGFGNDKTLLIHLSTDQVYEGVKSFYKEEDETLPVNMYGKSKVAAEKFITEKCSNYAILRSSIIYGPQTISPVEKSLPVQWMNSVLSQGQQVDFFNDEYRCPVYVKDMVDVILSLTKSWLSDGKKVQVLLNVGGPDRVSRLQMAESVAEVRGYSKSIIKSVPASSVNRGVASPPDISMDITRLTQTLGIQPITFLDGVRATLGAEARCLTDPVLCERYFILQSRVARGQSHLCEAAHGGSFIVNTEQQAPLDALSTALHYLDLDYWAPTLFVSGFPPGVGSTLLGNLLLLLIKLELPPCMH
- the LOC119318643 gene encoding DEAD-box ATP-dependent RNA helicase 48-like, with the protein product MGGGPRTFPGGLSKWQHKRMHEKLARGKERGLLRHEKQLYLARLRSEIRASHLPGAHASPADHAGPTSSRAHIRALADRFLRPGAEDLWNDDDGPLRRARLPLHQQQQPARSLPSGARMVDWKQVESGEKLKPPRGGGDWKDWEELDSGEPTAGRGAGNEPRLPAAFNQRRGYGTAAPWWWQWSPGSGTPSQRKEASFGFFGPKRCYSVMPPCSPCRESGAALMPLVARQLAEAGDGRKATPLALFYTQERLYSVAATRRFGQKWRPDSSDEDEEVMPAARDLRLAKFVASREDESEDDEPGETSAIRRKWSTAALRNCDMKRDRRPLKSYEEESDDDITGRIQELREEIRNREVLGAERRRYESRGESVFTNKRFDECGISPLTVKALTDAGYIQTTVVQEAALPVCLEGKDVLVKAKTGTGKSVAFLLPAIESVLNAMKSHTNHRVSPIFALVLCPTRELAVQVTAEANVLVKYHHGVGVQSLIGGTRFKLDQRRLESDPCQILVATPGRLMDHIENRSSFSVRLMGLKLLVLDEADHLLDLGFRKDIEKIADSLPRQRQTLLFSATVPKEVRRVSQMVLNKDHVFVDTVGLGAVETPTKVQQQYLVVPHELHFHMVHRLLREHIDQEVDYKVIVFCTTAMVTEFMYIMLRDLKLNVREIHSRKPQLYRTRISEEFRDSNRLILVTSDVSTRGVNYPDVTLVIQAGVPPGREHYIHRLGRTGREGKSGKGILLIAPWEEYFLKEIHDLPIQKAPVPQIDQEMKQKVDDSIKIVDMSIKEAAYHAWLGYYNSIADISRDKVMLADLASRFGVSIGMEKPPTLFRKTALKMGLKGVPGIRIRK